CTGCAAGTCGAAAGTCGTCATCACCGCCGACGAAGGCGTGCGCGGTGGCCGTCGTACCCCGCTCAAGGCCAACGTCGACCTGGCGCTGACCAACCCTGAAACCAGCAGCGTGCAGAAGATCATCGTGTGCAAGCGCACCGGTGGCGACATCGCCTGGCACCAGCACCGTGACATCTGGTACGAAGACCTGATGAAAGTTGCCTCCAGCCACTGCGCGCCGAAAGAGATGGGCGCCGAGGAAGCGCTGTTCATCCTGTATACCTCCGGCTCCACCGGCAAGCCCAAGGGCGTGCTGCACACCACCGGCGGCTACCTGGTGTACGCCGCGCTCACCCACGAGCGCGTGTTCGACTACCGCCCGGGCGAAGTCTACTGGTGCACCGCCGACGTCGGCTGGGTCACCGGCCACAGCTACATCGTCTACGGCCCGCTGGCCAACGGCGCGACCACCCTGCTGTTCGAAGGCGTACCGAACTACCCGGACATCACCCGTGTGTCGAAGATCGTCGACAAGCACAAGGTCAACATCCTCTACACCGCCCCCACCGCCATCCGCGCGATGATGGCCGAGGGCGAGGCCGCCGTGGCCGGGGCCGACGGCTCCAGCCTGCGCCTGCTGGGCTCGGTGGGCGAGCCGATCAACCCCGAAGCCTGGAACTGGTACTACAAGACCGTGGGCAAGGAACGCTGCCCGATCGTCGACACCTGGTGGCAGACCGAGACCGGTGGCGTGCTGATCAGCCCGCTGCCGGGCGCCACGGCGCTCAAGCCAGGCTCGGCGACCCGCCCGTTCTTCGGCGTGGTGCCGGCGCTGGTGGACAACCTGGGCAACCTGATCGAGGGCGCCGCCGAAGGCAACCTGGTGATCCTCGATTCGTGGCCAGGCCAGTCGCGTTCGCTGTACGGCGACCATGACCGCTTCGTCGACACCTACTTCAAGACCTTCCGTGGCATGTACTTCACCGGCGACGGCGCACGCCGCGACGAGGATGGCTACTACTGGATCACCGGCCGTGTGGACGATGTGCTGAACGTGTCCGGGCACCGCATGGGTACCGCCGAGATCGAAAGCGCCATGGTCGCCCACAGCAAGGTGGCCGAGGCCGCAGTGGTGGGCGTGCCGCACGACATCAAGGGGCAAGGCATCTACGTGTACGTCACCCTCAATGCCGGCGAGGAGCCGAGCGAGCAGCTGCGCCTGGAGCTGAAGAACTGGGTGCGCAAGGAGATCGGGCCGATCGCGTCGCCGGATGTGATCCAGTGGGCGCCGGGGCTGCCGAAAACGCGCTCGGGCAAGATCATGCGGCGGATCCTGCGCAAGATTGCCACGGGTGAATACGATGCGCTGGGGGATATCTCGACCCTGGCCGACCCGGGTGTGGTGCAGCACCTGATCGATACCCATAAGGCGATGAGCCTGGCGACTGCTTGATGGTGCGGGGGCCGCTTTGCGGCCCCATCGCCGGCAAGCCCTCTCCCACACTGCGCGATCCCTGTGGGAGCTGGCTTGCCAGCCATGGGGCCCACCCCCTATTCAGCGGCGTGATCAACGCGGCAACGGATACAACGCCTCATCGAACTGCTCCAGCCGCGGAAAGCTCATCGGCAGA
The Pseudomonas sp. KU43P genome window above contains:
- the acs gene encoding acetate--CoA ligase, with protein sequence MSAAPLYPVRPEVAATTLTDEATYKAMYQQSVINPDGFWREQAQRLDWIKPFTKVKQTSFDDHHVDIKWFADGTLNVSSNCLDRHLETRGDQLAIIWEGDDPCEHRNITYRELHEQVCKFANALRGQDVHRGDVVTIYMPMIPEAVVAMLACARIGAIHSVVFGGFSPEALAGRIIDCKSKVVITADEGVRGGRRTPLKANVDLALTNPETSSVQKIIVCKRTGGDIAWHQHRDIWYEDLMKVASSHCAPKEMGAEEALFILYTSGSTGKPKGVLHTTGGYLVYAALTHERVFDYRPGEVYWCTADVGWVTGHSYIVYGPLANGATTLLFEGVPNYPDITRVSKIVDKHKVNILYTAPTAIRAMMAEGEAAVAGADGSSLRLLGSVGEPINPEAWNWYYKTVGKERCPIVDTWWQTETGGVLISPLPGATALKPGSATRPFFGVVPALVDNLGNLIEGAAEGNLVILDSWPGQSRSLYGDHDRFVDTYFKTFRGMYFTGDGARRDEDGYYWITGRVDDVLNVSGHRMGTAEIESAMVAHSKVAEAAVVGVPHDIKGQGIYVYVTLNAGEEPSEQLRLELKNWVRKEIGPIASPDVIQWAPGLPKTRSGKIMRRILRKIATGEYDALGDISTLADPGVVQHLIDTHKAMSLATA